A DNA window from Paralichthys olivaceus isolate ysfri-2021 chromosome 11, ASM2471397v2, whole genome shotgun sequence contains the following coding sequences:
- the gramd1bb gene encoding protein Aster-B isoform X10 encodes MVEKGSDHSSDKSPSTPEQVVQRTYSLQSARSGGKNSKSHKRLSKYDRLNLIKKSQSWYNHERQHILRVLSPTYKQRNEDFRKLFKQLPDTERLIVDYSCALQRDILLQGRLYLSENWICFYSNIFRWETLLTVRLKDICSMTKEKTARLIPNAIQVCTDTEKHFFTSFGARDRTYMMMFRLWQNALLDKPLCPKELWHFVHQCYGNELGLTSDDEDYVPPDDDFNTMGFSEEIPNEENEINNDSLSKSSTEAKPEGSPPPIPKKVIPNSTIPSPGNHDMPITFELPAEEYADCLPDGDLLALPLVVEEKNNDTSRPGGPVPSPSLDFNDNEDIPTELSDSSETHDEGEVQAFHEDLNGRQHINEIYKFSVDKLYDILFTESQFMSDFMEQRRFSDVVYHPWKKEEAGNQTREIMYTISLSNPLAPKTATVTETQTLYKASQESECYIIDAEVITHDVPYHDYFYTLNRYMLTRVAKNKCRLRISTELRYRKQPWGLVKGFIEKNFWSGLEENFRRLELELSKLEEIVTETHQLSPKIKVVKNSTVRRKKRQLPHMRSQHLDEALSPVTTPTDDEVIQRIKQVAGSTQTRHQSPEHHHLPGGLALYSVSKLLLIISFVLVLLVFLNMMLFYKLWMLEYSAQSLTTWQGLRLHESKLPQTQMEWAQLLEAQQRYHDTELQKWREIIKSSVVLLDQMKDSLLNLQRGIGLSDYSAEAEEKRSRYH; translated from the exons GTGCTGAGCCCGACATACAAGCAGCGCAATGAGGACTTTAGAAAACTCTTCAAGCAGCTCCCCGACACAGAGAGACTCATTGTGG ACTACTCCTGTGCTCTTCAACGGGACATCCTCCTGCAGGGACGACTCTACCTCTCGGAGaactggatttgtttttatagcaacaTCTTCCGCTGGGAAACACTG CTGACAGTGCGGTTAAAGGACATCTGCTCAATGACGAAAGAGAAGACCGCCCGCCTCATTCCCAACGCCATCCAGGTCTGCACAGACACTGAGAAG CACTTTTTCACCTCGTTCGGAGCCAGGGACAGGACGTACATGATGATGTTCAGACTGTGGCAGAACGCACTACTTGACAAG CCCCTGTGTCCCAAAGAACTGTGGCACTTTGTACATCAGTGCTATGGCAACGAGCTCGGCCTCACCAGCGATGATGAGGACTACGTTCCCCCTGATGACGACTTCAACACCATGGG GTTCAGTGAAGAGATTCCCAATGAAGAGAATGAGATCAACAATGACAGCTTGTCTAAGAGCAGCACCGAGGCCAAACCTGAAGGAAGCCCTCCCCCCATTCCTAAGAAGGTCATCCCTAACAGCACCATCCCCAGCCCAGGCAACCATGACATGCCCATCACA TTCGAACTTCCTGCAGAGGAATATGCAGACTGCTTACCAGACGGTGATCTGCTGGCTTTGCCCCTGGTGGTGGAAGAGAAGAACAACGATACCAGCAGGCCTGGTGGTCCTGTACCCTCCCCCTCACTCGACTTCAACGACAACGAAGACATCCCCACCGAGCTCAGCGACTCCTCAGAAACACACGATGAGG GTGAGGTCCAGGCGTTCCATGAGGATCTGAATGGCAGGCAGCACATCAATGAGATCTACAAGTTCAGTGTGGACAAGCTCTATGACATCCTCTTCACCGAGTCACAGTTCATGAGTGACTTCATGGAACAGCGGCGAttttcag ATGTGGTCTACCACCCATGGAAGAAGGAGGAGGCTGGAAACCAGACCAGAGAGATCATGTACACCATCTCTCTGTCCAATCCCCTGGCCCCAAAAACAGCCACAGTCACTGAGACACAG ACTCTGTACAAAGCCAGTCAGGAGAGCGAGTGTTACATCATCGATGCTGAGGTCATCACGCATGACGTGCCCTACCACGATTACTTCTACACTCTGAACCGCTACATGCTCACCAGGGTGGCCAAGAATAAGTGTCGGTTACG gATATCAACGGAGCTGCGCTACAGAAAACAGCCGTGGGGGTTGGTGAAAGGCTTCATAGAGAAAAACTTCTGGAGTGGGCTTGAAGAAAACTTCCGCCGTCTTG AGTTGGAACTGTCCAAGCTGGAGGAGATCGTGACCGAGACCCACCAGCTGTCTCCGAAGATTAAGGTTGTGAAGAACTCCACGGTGAGGCGGAAGAAGAGGCAGCTACCTCACATGCGTAGCCAGCACCTGGACGAGGCGCTCAGCCCCGTTACCACGCCGACGGACGACGAAGTGATCCAGAGGATCAAACAAGTGGCAGGATCCACACAGACCAGACACCAGAGTCCAGAGCACCATCACCTGCCCGGAGGCCTCGCGCTGTACAGTGTTTCCAAACTGCTGCTCATCATCAGCTTCGT CTTGGTGCTGCTGGTGTTCCTCAACATGATGCTCTTCTACAAGCTGTGGATGCTGGAGTACTCAGCACAGTCCTTAACAACCTGGCAAGGTCTACGGCTTCATGAAAg TAAACTGCCTCAGACGCAGATGGAGTGGGCCCAGCTCCTGGAGGCGCAGCAGCGTTACCATGACACGGAGCTGCAGAAGTGGAGAGAGATTATCAAGTCGTCAGTGGTGCTGCTAGACCAG ATGAAAGACTCTTTATTGAACCTCCAGAGAGGCATTGGTTTAAGTGACTACAGTGCCGAggctgaggagaagagaagtCGTTACCACTAA
- the LOC109634424 gene encoding dapper homolog 3, with product MHRAFSFPVTVERSRTKERLEASLAGLCELELRKQRQECLVLGALALGQPPARDSSRGELACFSSWGQENLTLRRQLSALQSSPWGLMQALEQQVGELRMDPDDGCYDGAQGDADDSRQSSGFYESSEGQSLKGRSCSTEPTESVSSWVYTNDRPKSVGDPIMLNGEADAPSLRTSLPRSFSAPYPPLEGIAEEGAAVDPWQVDPSGASQAWQQQPAEDEVTEEDYQLALRVENYILSLIHRHTLSPRPCQPRTTLSPDPPYCSVSAHSSLHRRTPSLTTEQRLPDPHLQPHVDLLANPKRQSWGCDQLEGEACGGEAPSLEEDCYLALPYPQSRPQSLAGRLPSPLPSLDPNCGVGALDLCCEPASPQHYLHPQPPIHHKHNLVSAQYIPGQACHAPVRSPRHYHPEQPKPNRAASSPDHPNPKLRPSKKSHNERQRSKKSSSKTNRSQSENSLLSQRVLPERRYSTTERHQGRGDVAQNQGQVAGPQVGIGGQRWCSNLELSQDEGETRAGQPQRRPPRKARHGHSCPLSQPQNYRQQQLQHNERWHQDLQERAPLCRGEEGYSRAAPAESESSMSEVYSPASSSLSSDSDESGGLVWPQQLPPRLASTSSSSSPSPQAAANAPSQPKAFVKIKASHALKKKILRFRSGSLKVMTTV from the exons ATGCACCGTGCGTTCTCCTTCCCGGTGACTGTGGAGCGCAGCCGGACCAAGGAGCGCCTGGAGGCGAGTCTGGCCGGGCTGTGCGAGCTGGAGCTCCGCAAGCAGAGGCAGGAGTGTCTGGTACTGGGGGCGCTGGCTCTGGGGCAGCCGCCGGCCCGGGACAGCTCCAGAGGAGAGCTGGCATGCTTCAGCAGCTGGGGGCAGGAGAACTTGACACTGAGGCGTCAGCTG agtgCTCTCCAGAGTTCTCCATGGGGCCTGATGCAGGCGCTGGAGCAGCAGGTGGGGGAGCTGAGGATGGACCCGGACGACGGCTGTTACGATGGCGCTCAAGGAGACGCAGACGACAGCCGGCAGAGTTCTG GTTTTTATGAGTCGAGTGAGGGTCAGTCGCTTAAAGGAAGATCTTGTTCCACTGAGCCCACAGAGTCTGTCTCCTCCTGGGTTTACACCAACGACAGGCCAAAGTCTGTGG GAGACCCCATCATGTTGAATGGAGAAGCGGATGCGCCATCTCTGCGCACCTCTCTGCCACGTTCTTTCTCTGCCCCTTACCCACCTCTGGAGGGCATCGCTGAGGAGGGCGCAGCAGTGGACCCCTGGCAGGTGGACCCCAGCGGAGCCAGCCAAgcctggcagcagcagcctgcagaggaTGAGGTCACTGAGGAGGATTACCAGCTGGCTTTGAGGGTCGAGAATTACATCCTAAGTCTCATCCATCGTCATACCCTCTCACCACGACCATGTCAGCCTCGCACCACCCTGAGCCCTGACCCCCCATACTGCAGTGTTTCCGCCCACAGCTCCCTACACAGGAGGACTCCCTCTCTTACGACAGAGCAACGCCTTCCTGACCCCCATCTACAGCCGCATGTTGACCTTTTAGCAAACCCCAAGAGGCAGAGCTGGGGTTGTGACCAGCTAGAGGGGGAGGCCTGTGGAGGAGAGGCCCCGTCTTTGGAGGAGGACTGTTATCTGGCCCTGCCCTACCCCCAGTCCAGACCACAGTCCCTGGCTGGGAGGCTTCCATCACCTCTGCCCTCCCTGGACCCCAACTGTGGTGTTGGGGCTCTTGACCTTTGTTGTGAACCCGCATCCCCCCAGCATTATCTACATCCACAACCCCCTATTCATCACAAGCACAATTTAGTAAGTGCTCAGTATATCCCCGGACAAGCCTGCCATGCCCCTGTTCGTTCCCCCAGACACTACCATCCAGAGCAGCCTAAACCCAACCgagctgcttcctctcctgACCACCCTAACCCCAAGTTGAGACCCTCAAAGAAGAGCCACAACGAGCGACAGAGATCCAAGAAGTCAAGCAGCAAAACCAACCGATCCCAGTCAGAAAACAGTCTCCTGAGCCAGCGAGTGCTGCCTGAGCGCAGGTACAGCACCACTGAGAGGCACCAGGGCAGAGGGGATGTTGCTCAGAACCAAGGCCAGGTTGCAGGCCCACAGGTCGGCATCGGGGGTCAACGCTGGTGCTCCAACCTGGAGCTCAGCCAGGATGAGGGGGAGACCCGTGCAGGGCAGCCACAGAGACGACCACCTCGTAAAGCTCGCCATGGTCACTCATGTCCCCTTTCCCAACCCCAGAACTACCGTCAACAGCAGCTTCAACACAATGAGCGCTGGCACCAGGACCTTCAGGAGAGAGCACCTCTCTGTCGGGGGGAGGAGGGCTACAGCAGGGCTGCCCCCGCAGAGTCTGAGTCCAGCATGAGTGAGGTGTATTCCCCGGCCTCCAGCTCTCTGTCCAGTGACTCCGACGAGAGCGGGGGACTGGTGTGGCCCCAGCAGCTGCCACCGCGCCTtgcctctacctcctcttcatcctcaccttcACCACAAGCCGCTGCCAACGCCCCCTCTCAACCAAAAGCCTTTGTCAAGATCAAAGCATCTCATGCTCTGAAGAAGAAGATCCTTCGATTCCGCTCAGGGTCCCTCAAAGTCATGACGACGGTGTAA